TTTCATCAAATTTAGCTGATTTTAATATGTGTTCTATTTTTTGAAGCACTTCTTCTGCTTGACTGTCCGTCGCCAAAAATGGAAATGGTAAACTTTTAATGTTTCTGGCTAATCGAATTCGGCTGCTGATAACAATATCTGATGCTTCCCCTTCACCGCTCATCCAATTGCTTACCGCATTATTTATAAATTTTTGCAAGTCCATATAAACACCTCCTGCCATTTTAAAGATGATCTTGGGAAATGTTTTTTTCCAGATCGCGAATCCTGTCACGTAATTGGGCAGCCCGTTCAAATTCTTCTCTTGCTATGGATTGCTGCAATTCCTGTTTTAATTTTTCCAATTCCCTTTTTAATTTAATTGCACCACCGGAACGGGCGGGAACTTTTCCGCTGTGGGATGTGTTCCCATGAATTCTTCGGAACAACGGATCCAATTGGTGTTTAAAATATGAATAACAGTCACTGCAACCAAATCTTCCGCCCTTAGTAAACTGGCTATATGTTAATCCGCATGTCTTACACTGGAGTTGATGATAGCTAGTTGCTTCCCCATAGCTTGGATTGGGTTCAAAATTGAGCAATCCTGATAACAAATTATGAATTGAGAAACCATTTGAACCCCCTGGAAGTAATTCGCCCTTTTCTCTAGCACAATTTTCACACAGGTGAAATT
This portion of the Microaerobacter geothermalis genome encodes:
- a CDS encoding UvrB/UvrC motif-containing protein; protein product: MICQGCGQKPATLHFTKILNGQKTEFHLCENCAREKGELLPGGSNGFSIHNLLSGLLNFEPNPSYGEATSYHQLQCKTCGLTYSQFTKGGRFGCSDCYSYFKHQLDPLFRRIHGNTSHSGKVPARSGGAIKLKRELEKLKQELQQSIAREEFERAAQLRDRIRDLEKNISQDHL